The window ACTAATTAgtgttttgagaacaatttatCTAGCTTTTGTTGAAAGTGctatatatgaaaattaaaatataaataaaataagttgattgattttttgttgaaagtattatagaaaaaaaaaaaaaaaaaagtgaggtccacaataataaaatagtaCTTCTCATTTTGAGAAAAACCATAGCTTGAGGCtttcatttagttaattgtATTTACTTCTTTTAACAAGAACATAATAGTGGGACTCATAAAAAAAACTCCTTTATCGGTAGACTTgcaaatagtaaaaaaaaaaaaaaaaaaaaaaaaactgaaagcaAGCTTATAATTTAATCCTAAATACACACTAATGACCCGAATAATTTACGTTCTacctcaaaataattcaaaaaaggGATAGATTGTCATTATTTTTAAGagttagaaattagaatatcAATTATTTTGGATAGTGTCCTTCATTGAAAAGCATGTGTAAAGAGTTTAATTTTCCTTTACCTTGGTCAGGAAAGTAGGTAAAATTTACCTAAAATATTTAATGGAATTGGTTTGGGTTTGTTGGAATTTTGACCAGTGTCAAACACTTATCATATGGTCACATCCTAATGCACTAAACTCAATTTTTCCCTAGTTTTAACTATGGGTAATTACATTTATTTCTTTCGAAATTTGAGAGAATTACATTTCACCAcaatcttgaaggaaaaaaacacTTCTCCTTgggatttgaagaaaataacattttactgttaaaaaaaaaggtaaaatttgttgtgtaaaTCCTTCTATAAAAAAGAATGGTGTGTAAATCCTTCAACTTAAATTGAGGACTGATCTATATATTTAATTGAAACTAGCCTTGTCACACATGCTTCGCGCGTGTAATgaggttgttttgttttttgttttctcaaaaaatgaacatatattacacatttattttgtagcaaaaaaaaagaccttgtgtttttattttatttctatatattaaaaggattcaaaaagttaattactatcttttttttactttaaaaaatacccctaatttaattaactaatccttattcttaaatataagaaataagGTCAAAACtataaattcacaaaaaaaagaaaaagaaaaaaccttccCATTTTCGTTCCCGCTATCCCACGttctatataaataaaaattgcccACAGTACCTATCTGAGCATTCTCATAAGCTCTCTTATAAAATGTgccattttgacacaccaaaaacttactttattattttaccacatcattttacaatttccCATTTATCACATCTtctattcttcaattctatacattaaaataatatatccaacacattaaaaaagtttaaaaaaaacttttacaaatatatatatatatatatatacacacacaaaatcctCCACTACCCACATCCATAGATCAACCGCCACAGCCCACAACCATCGACCACCCCCACAAAATCAACCACCGACCACCatctgcccccccccccccccacacacacacacacacaaagcaCAACATCAACCACCACAACCAATATCGGCGACGGCACTGTGAGACCCATCCATAGTCACAAATCTCACACCCATAACCCGATCTCACACCCATAACCCACAACCCGATTTGAGACCATCCTAAATCTCACACCCACAACCCGATCAACCCACCACCTTCAACCAAAATCAGCCAACCACCATCAATCAAAACAACCAACCACCATTAGAAACATTGCCACAaccaccaagagagagagagagagagagagagagagagagagagagagagagagagagagagagagagagagagagagagagggtgagCTGTGGAGAGGGGAGAGATCAGTAGCTCTAGGTTTCACTTGTCTTCACGTCCTCAGAAGCCATTTTCTACGGATTAGTGAGAGCAAATCAAAGTTTTCGCTCGATCTCGGCCTCGTCAATATGAATCAGGTCAGATCTCCGGCGATAATACTGAgaggagagaggaagagagtgagagataaaaaaatgaaagtgagaaagaaatagGGAGCAACACAGAGATGGAGaccagagaggagagagagagagagctgtgttgcagacagagagagagatatgtgttgagaggagagagaaaagtaaataaaataaacaaaagaaattatagCATTGATGTCTATaccgtctcatatttgagacggtACTGTAGTGGTGTGTCAAATTTTTTGACATTTGACACACCTTATGAGGGtctgtttttggtgtttggtgtgccaaatgccaaatatttggcatttggcacacctaatgagaatgctctaagctCCTAACAAATAAGActtccataaaaattaaaaaaaaaaaaaaaaatccttccaaaaaagaaaaagacttccataaaaaaaaaaaaaaaaaaaaaaaaaaaaaaaaaaaaaaagacatatgCAAAAACCAATTATAACTtcttggaaaaaattaaataaataaaaaagagcctTATCGTACACGCGAAGTGCCTATGATTAGGctactttatataatttttattttgaaaatataatttataagtaaataaagcaatttaaaaatCAACAGGAAAATGACCCTATTTTTTAGACAATGTTTTAGTAGGAGttaaagttgtatttttactagattgttatttaattttgtttctacttaaacataggggtgtaatgacattaaaaaaaaaaatgaggatctCAAAAAGAGAAAGTTCTTAAAATAGTAGTATAAATTATTCAAGTTTGATATCAAGTTTGAATTGTTAAGCGGTCTAGCTTCAGTGAGTTCATATTAATTCTACAGGTAAAGTTTCTACCTTTGCCCTAACCTTagaatttcaaataaataaataaataaaaactagtaaaatttcTTATGATCACATAACAAacctaagtttttttatttaaaaaaactgaGTGGGTTGATAAAGCCGCTAAGAGCATCCGCAGTGGCCCAAGGTAAATAGTATATGTTGAGGAATTTACAATTCAAAGCAAAAATCAAGTCAACATCAAGTCTTGCTTGATGGTACTGTAGTACAATTGTAAAAagaagtaataatttttttattcaatcctCTCTCCTCCTACTCTCTCTCACGTCTCAATCTTGGTCTCTCTCTTCATGTTgacttttatttatgttttgaaatatataattttattgtgtaaatatataattttaatgtgttatattataaaataaaaattgagatattataaatattataaaataatataatataattgataaaataattttttgaaatggtagaatagaatagaatagaattatATTCACCGTTGTGAATACAGTAAcgattaaataagagatctttATTAGCATCCAGCTTTGACAATAAAGACCACAATCTCATGTTGACTTGGAGAAGTATGGTACAGTCTATATTATTGACAATCGTGTAGCACGCCTTCTCCACATCATCGAAACCCCTGTTTGTTATATCATCGCAAAGCTTCGCATTCAATCTCTCCCGTCCCTACTCTTTCGTCTCCATAGTCTCACTCGCACCCAAATCTCTCAcagacaaaaacacaaacacctaaactacaaaaaaatctCACAATGGAAAAACCCACAACAAGCTCAACGTGTCTACAAGTCCCAAATCTTCTTTCCTCTTTCGTCGACACGTTCGTCGATTTCTCTGTCAGTGGCGGCCTCTTCCTACCAAATTACCAAAACACCCCTCACTCTAATACCCCTGTAAGTCACCGAAATGACGAAAATACCCCTGGAAAGTTCAAAACTCGGTATCCTTCTCCGCCGGGTCGACTCGTCGCGATCGGTGATCTCCACGGCGATTTGGAGAAGTCGAAGCAAGCGTTACGACTCGCTGAGCTGATAAACGACTCCGGCGACTGGACCGGCGGGTCAACGACCGTGGTTCAGGTCGGCGACGTACTCGATCGCGGCGGCGATGAGATTAAAATACTCTATTTTCTCGAGAGACTTCGACGGCAAGCGGTGAAAGCCGGCGGCGAAGTCATCACCATGAACGGTAACCACGAGACCTTGAACGTGGAAAGAGACTTCCGGTACATGTCGGAATCGGGTTGTGAAGAGTTTAGGGTTTGGGCGGAGTGGTACCGTGTTGGCCAAGTCATGAAATGTCTTTGCGAGGGTTTGGAAAACCCTAAGAACATATTCAAAGGCATTCCTTCATCTTTTCCTGAAATCGATAACGATAATGAAGCTGTGGTTCAAGGTTTCAGAGCGAGAATCGCTGCTTTACAGCCTAACGGTCCGATTTCGGCGCGGTTTTTGTCGAAAAACGCGACGGTTTTAGTCGTCGGCGATTCGGTTTTCGTGCACGGCGGCCTTAAGCCGGAACACGTGTACTATGGATTGGAGAAAATCAATGAAGATGTGAGGGATTGGCTCAATGGATTGGGGGAAAATTACACGGTGAAGAAATTTTTGAGGTATGCGGATGCAGTGGTGTGGATGAGGGATTTTTCGGATGATTCGAAGAAGAAATGTGATTGTTCGGCTCTTGAATTGCTGCTTAGCACGATTCCGGGGGCGAGGAGGATGATAATGGGGCATACAATTCAGGAGAATGGGATTAGTGAGGCTTGTGAAAATCGGGCGATAAGGATTGATGTGGGGATGTCGAAAGGGTGTGGTGATGGGTTCCCGGAGGTTTTGGAGATTAGTGAGAATTCAGGGTTAAAAGTTTTGACCTCGAACCCATTGTATCGGGATAAGTATTTGCatagagagaggaagagagggcTTGGGTTATTGATTCCAGAACAAGGACCGAAGCAAGTGGAAGTGAAGGCTTAGGAGTTTGGGTAATCTAAACTTTCAACATATATGTATACGTGTCATTTTTCATGTTGGAATTGATCATTGGAACTTCATTTTGTGGAGAATAGAATTGTGCAATTGTTTTTTTCATAAGCAATTGTTGTTGTAGGAAAATTAGATGTAGAATAAAGATAGCTGTGGATTCCCTGCATTTGAATACAAGTTATACAACTTTCTATTCAAAGGTTGCTCCAGCATTGTGATTATTTGAAGATTTGGATTCCTGTTTCTGTAGTTTCTGGTTTTAATAAATTGTAGTTACTAAAAAAATGCttatatcaataaattgttattagtttcaCGTATCCAGTTTTGCCATTTTAGTAGAATTATAAACCACTTGGAAATGTCTCATGACTTAAAACTCTTTTACCTTCTCCTCGTGGAACCATGATATCAGCCATACcacattttgataatttaaatgCGTGTTTCTAGGTTAGCTTCATGAATTTGGTCTGCTCATACATTCTGTTAAGCTTTTATCTGCTTGTCAATGTCTCATTAGCTTAGTCCATATACTCCTTTGGCTTGTCCTGTTAACACCAAAATATGAGCTCTATAGTGTGTCAATTTGTCTCTATTATTTTTGAGCGTAGTATATTGGCTTTAAAGTAAAGCATGGCATCATCAGGAATAGCTGCTGTGATGACCCTGATATTTgcctattttatttattgatttaatgattgcatttcaaatatatttttattcaaacaacaacaaaaaaatctaaatatattgttttctgCTTTTGATTTGACTCATGGGATTGCTTCAGCAATTTGTTATTCTGCTATTCTATTGTATTTGTTTATTCTTGTTAAAAGTATGGTTGCAATTTCACTCTTAGCCCTTATTAACAGTAAACATTGTAGTGTATTCaaaatggaatgtatttaattCACCCTATACCAAGGCTTTGGATTAGTTTGCCAAGAGTCATATAGCGTAGCAGTATTGACGGGTCTCCTTTATAAGAAGAACCatggttcaaatcccccctcccctCTTGTAAGAATTATCAAAGAAAAGTTATGGATCAGTTTGTGTATCATGTATACTGGTTCTTgttagtttaataaaaaataaagcatgGTATTGGGGGtaactttgattttttaatcaaagtaatatattcaatatcaaacaAATTTTTGCCAAAAGCCTCGTACTTCAACAAAGACGTCTAGGATTCAAATCTCCCCTCCCTTaactatcaaaattttaatatcaaacTAGTTTTTCATGGTGCAGTTGTcctcctttttttattaaacaatGTTGTCTACCTATTTTCTGTTATCCACCAAGTTGGGTTACAGTGAATGCTATCTGATTCTCTAATCCAAAAGCACAGATACTGGCCTTTTAGTTGTTGATTCTGAAGAGTTTGCCAGTGATGGAGATTACTTATTTTATATTCATCAATCAAATCTATACATCATTTtgctttcatttttcattttatatgttgggcgACATTGAGAGCTTTAATAATCTAATTTTCCCATGGATGGATATTTTGAGAGTGAAGTGAATAATTATTGGCCTTTTTTTTGCTGATTCTGAATGGTTTGATCAATCATACTTGCTGCACAGTTATTCAGGTTCCGCAACTGTACAGGAGAATGGTTCTTGGACAAGCTGTTTTGAATTGCGCTTGTTTGGTGTCGAACAAGTGCTTATGGATTGATGTGGGGATGTTGAAAGGGTGCAGTAATGGGTTGCCGGAGGTTTGTGTGATTAGTTGGACATGAATCCAGTTGGTTTTGACATCAATCCAGTTTAGGATTTTGACATCAATCCAGTTGTATCAGAACAAGTTGGTTTTGCATACTGAGAAGAAGGAAGGGTTTTTGGAACAAGGACCAAAACCTTTCATTGGAAGTGAAGGCTTAATGAGTTTGGGTAATCTGAACTTCTATAAATAATGTTTATGAGGAACCCTCTGaacatatatattcttttccGTGTAGGAATTGATCATTGGAACTTCATTTTGTGGGCTATAGAATTGGAACTTGTTTGTGGGCTATTAGATTAAGAAAAGATTGTGGTAGCATTCTATGCATTTGAGAattaaaatataactttttattcAAAGATCAATCAAgcattttgaatatttatacAAAGAAGTCTAGCCTGCCAAGGAGCAAAGCATGCTCATGTTAACATAtttgtaattataaaaaaataaaaatcttaaatcaaGAGATTGTATTAGTTACATGATTAATTCAGTTTTGCAATTGTTGGTTTTAAATATATTCATACATTTCCTTAAATTATAAACTACAGGCAATGTCTCATGTCTTTTTAACTCATTTGCCTTCTCTGGCACCAGGATGAGTCATGCTGTTTTTCTACTTGTCAGTTGATCTTTGTTGGTTATATTAACAAATTAGAACTCTAGCATTctgattatttgataatataaattTGTCTTTCTATAGTTTCTTTATCACAGGATCAGGTTACCCATGCAAATTCAGACTTAGCATTCTACCTTATCAATGTTCATACATTTTgctaaattataaaaatgcgGGGCCATGACTCTTGACCTTGGTCCATGCAGTCATGTGCTCCTTTAGCTTGTCCTTTTTACTCCAAAATATGAGCTCTACCACTTATTGGTGCATTGATTTGTCTCTGTCATTTATGAGCATAGCATATTATCTTGCAAAGCATCTGGCATCATAAGGAATGGCTGCTATGATGACcctgttatattttatttcttgatttagGGATGGCATTCTAAATATATTGTTCTTTGCTTTTGGTTTGACTGTAGGGGAGGTACTCAGCAATATATCTATCTATTTCATTTTCCTGTTGGTTCATCTGCGGGTGGGGATATAATTTCAGTGAgagttccccccccccccccccccctccccctcttttttcccttttccttttcttttactgGAGGTCATGAGATTCAAGTTGTGAGCATAAATCAAGAAATAGATATTGATTACCAGAGTGCATAACAGATTGCGAGTGCAGGAGCCAgagtctttcttcttctccatgCACCCACCCCagctctctcactctctcttacTCTACCAGTTGTGGATAGAAAGCCAGAGTGCAGAGCAGATCGCATAGCCAGAGATCAGTTTCTTATTCTCAACACACACTCAGTTTATCACTCTATATCTCTCTCGTGTGCTTTATTCTGGATTTAACTGAGATCTAGTATCTTTTTGTATTGAATGAGATGTGTCCAAAGTTTGGATACGAGCAAAACTTGGTTTCTAAAAGAGCTGTGTATGTATGACTAAGGTTGCGTAGCCATGCCTCCTAGGGTGCATATGTAGGGTTGAGGCTGCATACGCTCCTTGATGCAAAAACCTGAAAACTTCTACATTTTAAACTAAATtgtactctctctttttcttttttttttctttttttttgggaaaattatactttaccatCCTAAATTATATCTATGATTATACTTTGCaccttaaattttttgaatgcaCGTTTTGCACTATAAACTATGGctcttgttacactttgcaccccgaCGTTAAGTTTTTTGTTAACTAATGGAAAAATATAACACCACGTGAAAAGACGTAATTGTCCTTCTTCTCAATGTTTTAAAAACAATAGATAAATTATATTGTACCACTTTAAACTATACTCTCAATTACACTTTGCCaccttaaattttgaatttttatctaAGTTAACAGAAAACTTAACGAcatggtgcaaagtgtaacaagggACATAATTTAGGAAATAAAATGtgcatttgaaaagtttagggtgtaaagtgtaatATAATGTATAGTTTAgagtggtaaagtgtaatttctttttttcttttttctatttgtttttaagaaacaaacatgaacaaaagGGAAATCGACCGAGGTATTAACGCAAATATACAATATGAACTTTATTTAAAAGTTATAATAACTATTAAAGGAAGATAAGATAAATTATATTACACAATAAATTCTCTTAAACTTTTTAAATGTACTTAATTgaatataaaacaaattcacattcttcttccaaattaaaatagagAATAATCAATACCTACGTATTATAAAGTTTATGAAAAGTCTTAGAGggacctctttttttttttttttgagagagagagagagaagttggTATGGATTCAATTGACAGGATTGATATAATTGATAGTACGGTACAATAGTAActgactttatatatatatatatatatatatatttataataatttgataattataatagGAATAATTTGAACGatgaatgtttaaattgaaaaaaatcagGAAGTTTTAACTAGTTCAACTACGATGCTTTTGGCACAATTTTAGTTTAATGAAAAATGATCGGTATTACCAGTACTTGTAAATAAATTACTCTGTGAATAATTATGAACAAATAAGTAAATTGACAAATTAAAAACTGGccaaaaaacataatttatagAACAACACAGAGTTGATGTATCATCTCAACTTGCAGTGAATCACCGCAGAAGTGCAGTAGTAGttttatatgcattttttattattataaataattctGGGATTTTtcattgaaagaaaaatatggTAAGACTAGGGCTGGATCAATGTATTTTGAGACCTGAAGAGAAATTTTAAGTAggcattttcttatatttaaatattaattaaataatatctattagtttttttatatcattttatttcaatctatttttaatattaaattgcAGTAAATAGAGTGcatagcattaaaaaaaatgcaattctaaaaaaataacttttattgATTAAATTTGTTTGGGGCATTGCATTTTAGCGGCCTTAATTTTAGGTAATGAAGGGAGCCTTATTTAATTTGGGGGGTCTTAGGCCAATGTATTAGTGGCCAATAGTGTTGAGCTGCCCCTGGATAAGACAACATAGGTAACATAAgcgaaataaatttttttttttttttgttgaggtGTCAAGACTAAACTATCATATTGAATCAAAATTGAAGTAAAACTcagtatatacatatatgtcttcgtgtattagtttttttttttttaattataaaaaatctaaaatttaattcCAAAGTCATTATTAGTGGTTTCCAAAACAAATACCACTAGCTAGCAAGGGTTCGAAACATAACCTGATcagtgggtttcagttagctcaactggtaaagtctctgatggttgtataagaggtctggggttcaatccccgcctacaccaaaaactgattagtgtcttggtttgatgataaagagcaatcatcaagagcggacgcaataggttgaaactttctaaaaaaaaaaaaacatgatcaAATTCCCTTAGGTAAACAAATCACAAGCATCACTACCACATCCATTTTAAGCGGTTCAAAATTTCTAAGACATACAACAAACACGTTTAGAAAATTCACAAGCTTCACATTTGAATTGCATATTATAATAATTCTATAATTCTCTTTTATCCTATATTAATTAAGTTGTACATGACTTCTTATTTGATGCTTGCTAAAGTTTTTGATGGGAAATCTAAGTTTAGATCAATGATTATCTTTGAGCGGGTTAACAAGTTTTGGCTTTTGGGTAAAGTTTTGTCACCCCTATATAGTTGTGACCGATGGAACATAAAACGGAATACAAAAAGTAATACAAATCTGTATTactttttgtgttttgctttatgTTCCATCAGTCACAACTTGtcatgtatttaatttttttttcccatttcaaGCTTTGactattctataaaaaaatttaaataaatacatgATAAGTTGTGATTTGTAGAATATAAAATGGAACACAAAAAGTAGTACAAAGAATTTATATAGAGTTTTCTaactttaataattaattaaaaaaaaaaagtcacaataGTAACTTTTCCCAGCGAACACACactgtatatatattgttgagtGGAACACAAAAGAATAGTTCGTTATGTCTTTATTTTTGCTTCCGCATGGCTGCGTGTAAATAAAGCTTGGAATTTCCAGTTACCAGTTATATCTTAGAactctttttcaattttgagtgaggaggaaaaaaaaaaaaaaagaagctttatAAAAATGCTTACTTTATTATTACAGTATTTTTTTACACGCTGTATTTAGCATTAGAAcaactattttaaaatatgcaaGAAAATGCTACCAATCATTTTAACTTGtaacaaaaaaatcattattctAAATAGGAGTCTACCATTTTTCCACATAGTCTAAAAATCTTAATATTGAATTATATTCTGAGGATAATGTTTTCCTCACTTTAAAATCTTAAATGTTAAACGAATAGGATTCTCTATCTGTTATTACCAATCATCTATGGACTATATGGAGTGGGTTGGCGTGGAAGAATGTTTACTGATCTCCTCAAGATAAATGTTCATTTTAAGTTGAAAAGCtcattattatttgttatagatatgatactattttaatttatagtGTCTGTTTTATATGATCATTTTTTATAGTCATGCAAACCCACTGATTGATTTTAGGTGTAAGTAgagtttgaatttcaaaaattttatttaattataagagAATTTAACTTTGAGCTAAATAAAACTAAGGAAAAGCACATCAATATTATAACATTTTAATCTTTATCCACGGAAATCATTATTTAATAATGATAATACATTCTTTAGGGCAGGATTTCCCATATCAAAGGCCTCAATAAGCATTATCATCACCCTCCTCCAGAGCAGGCTTATTCAGATCAAAGTTGAGAAAAGTCTCTGGAGCAGACAGATTCAAATCAAATTTATCAGAAGCAAGGGCTTTCTCTTGTGCCTCAGGAGCTGCTAGCACACTCAAATCGAATTCAGGAGAAGCATGGGGTTTCCAAGTAGAAGACTCACGAGGATTCAGACCCCGCCATGTGCGCTCGGGATGCATTCTCATGTGACCACAGACAGCTTGTTTCGAGTTGAACACTTTTCGACAAACCATGCACTTGAAGTAGTACTTTGGAGGGTCTTTCGAGTCACCAGCAGCATCATGAGCATGGCCAACATGAACATCTTGAGCCTTCACATTATTGCTTCCTCGAGCAACCGCATGAACCCCAATCTTTTGAGCCCTAAAGGGAGTGACTGAAGATATGAGGCTCATGGTGTTCTCAGTTTCATGCACAGTTGCATTATCACCAGCATTCTTAGGCCTAATGTGAGGAAATGAAAGATGATTATTGTTCATAGTATAATAAGGAAAGGTTTTCAGTTTGTGTGAGATTGAGATTGGAAACTGCAAGAGAGAGATTTTATTATAGGGATTATATAGGCTTGGAGAAGTACATGTTTCTTAAAgtacatttgttttttaaaatctgTCGTGGAATATTTTGTATACAAAGCATACAAAATATTCATTGGGACTATGAGGTTTGAGAATAGATACTgttcaatattaaaaataaatattattaatttgtaaatttatattataaacgCATAAAATGTgtacaataaaatttcataaattattagtttatattgtactagtaatgtaaatttacattataaatatataaaatgtgtacaataaaattctattaagtTTGAGATTCTTGttagatttggggttcaattctCATctatacaccaaaaattgattggtatctTAGTCTAATGACAAAAGCTCATCGTCAAAAGTAGACgctataaaa of the Quercus robur chromosome 10, dhQueRobu3.1, whole genome shotgun sequence genome contains:
- the LOC126703618 gene encoding shewanella-like protein phosphatase 2; amino-acid sequence: MEKPTTSSTCLQVPNLLSSFVDTFVDFSVSGGLFLPNYQNTPHSNTPVSHRNDENTPGKFKTRYPSPPGRLVAIGDLHGDLEKSKQALRLAELINDSGDWTGGSTTVVQVGDVLDRGGDEIKILYFLERLRRQAVKAGGEVITMNGNHETLNVERDFRYMSESGCEEFRVWAEWYRVGQVMKCLCEGLENPKNIFKGIPSSFPEIDNDNEAVVQGFRARIAALQPNGPISARFLSKNATVLVVGDSVFVHGGLKPEHVYYGLEKINEDVRDWLNGLGENYTVKKFLRYADAVVWMRDFSDDSKKKCDCSALELLLSTIPGARRMIMGHTIQENGISEACENRAIRIDVGMSKGCGDGFPEVLEISENSGLKVLTSNPLYRDKYLHRERKRGLGLLIPEQGPKQVEVKA